A stretch of Shinella zoogloeoides DNA encodes these proteins:
- a CDS encoding imelysin family protein — protein MTNRRLPFPRFAALLAASLLLSVAPPALAQEGSMPVLPDLTDESVVDVMTRAVDEVIRPGYRAFEASAGGLAEATTAFCKAPSDASRKAVDAAFRQAVADWGRIEIVRIGPVLDDNRFERILFYPDRKGTGLKQVQALLQKQDEADTDAAAMGGKSVAIQGFGALEFALFGTGSETLMEKPDSFRCRYAAAVASHIRTTASGLAAAWDAPDGVQRDWKHPGPQNPVFRTGKEAVTALLGILVHGAEAVRDQRIETFYRHGGTARPKSAVFWRSGNTWTSIDANIEGLRTLFDKSGMVGLIDPNFASIGGNIDFVLKSLQRVAPTVDSDIEKAVTTPEEQQKIAFLLVNTRDLILRLNGEYGGAIGLGAGFSFADGD, from the coding sequence ATGACCAACCGGCGCCTTCCCTTCCCGCGGTTCGCCGCGCTCCTTGCGGCAAGCCTTCTCCTCTCCGTCGCCCCACCGGCACTGGCGCAGGAAGGCTCGATGCCCGTGCTGCCCGACCTCACCGACGAAAGCGTCGTCGACGTGATGACGCGCGCCGTCGACGAGGTCATCCGCCCCGGCTACCGCGCCTTCGAGGCTTCCGCCGGCGGCCTCGCCGAAGCGACGACAGCCTTCTGCAAGGCCCCGTCCGATGCCAGCCGCAAGGCGGTGGATGCCGCCTTCCGGCAGGCCGTCGCCGACTGGGGCCGCATCGAGATCGTGCGCATCGGCCCGGTTCTCGACGACAACCGCTTCGAACGCATCCTCTTCTATCCCGACCGCAAGGGCACCGGCCTGAAGCAGGTGCAGGCGCTGCTGCAGAAACAGGACGAGGCCGATACCGACGCCGCGGCCATGGGCGGCAAGAGCGTCGCCATCCAGGGTTTTGGCGCGCTCGAATTCGCGCTCTTCGGCACCGGATCCGAAACGCTGATGGAAAAGCCGGACAGCTTCCGCTGCCGTTACGCCGCCGCCGTGGCCAGCCATATCCGGACGACGGCAAGCGGTCTTGCCGCTGCCTGGGACGCCCCTGACGGCGTGCAGCGCGACTGGAAGCATCCCGGCCCGCAGAACCCGGTCTTCCGCACCGGCAAGGAAGCCGTCACCGCTCTCCTCGGCATTCTCGTGCACGGCGCGGAGGCGGTGCGCGACCAGCGGATCGAGACCTTCTATCGCCATGGCGGCACAGCGCGGCCGAAATCGGCGGTCTTTTGGCGCTCGGGCAATACCTGGACCTCGATCGATGCGAATATCGAGGGCCTGCGCACGCTCTTCGACAAATCCGGCATGGTCGGTCTCATCGATCCGAACTTCGCCTCCATCGGCGGCAATATCGATTTCGTGCTGAAATCGCTGCAACGCGTCGCCCCCACCGTCGACAGCGATATCGAAAAGGCCGTCACGACCCCCGAGGAACAGCAGAAGATCGCGTTCCTGCTCGTCAACACACGCGACCTGATCCTGCGCCTCAACGGCGAATATGGCGGCGCGATCGGCCTTGGCGCGGGCTTCTCCTTCGCGGACGGCGACTGA
- a CDS encoding di-heme oxidoredictase family protein, with protein MTERPPRRLLAVCAAFTVAAGVFVLGHAHSTGRERDDLSAKDRKRVAAVTAPATDFSKAEQYEAMSGGAATSLAKIDIDSFSHFSENITFEERETFKLGNALFQKLWVSSPSSTQASDGLGPLYNARSCQTCHIKDGRGHPPEGAEDATSMFLRLARPAKTPDEAAALKRFSEMSLPDPIYGRQLQDRAVPGLKAEGHMVMDYAEEPVTLAGGEIVTLRRPAYSVANLAYGDLDPATTLSPRVTQPMLGLGLIQAIHEADILALADPDDANGDGISGKAAIAIDPKTGRQALGRFGWKAQSATVRQQSAEAFAFDIGISTPEVPLHQGDCTPAQTACLERPDGVQKRLGDAEAPPPVMDLVTFYAENLAVPARRKASFAETLAGKRVFYETGCTSCHNPKFVTRRDAGNKAHAFQLIWPYSDFLLHDMGEGLADGQTVGVADGREWRTPPLWGIGLTKTVNGHTFFLHDGRARNLTEAILWHGGEAKAARDRFAALEKHDRDALLTFLESL; from the coding sequence ATGACAGAACGCCCTCCCCGTCGTCTGCTCGCGGTTTGCGCCGCGTTCACCGTCGCGGCGGGCGTTTTCGTTCTGGGCCATGCCCATTCCACCGGCCGGGAACGGGACGACCTCTCCGCGAAGGACCGCAAGCGCGTTGCGGCGGTGACGGCGCCGGCGACGGATTTCTCCAAGGCGGAGCAATACGAGGCGATGTCCGGCGGGGCGGCGACGTCGCTCGCGAAAATCGACATCGACAGCTTCTCCCACTTCTCGGAAAACATCACCTTCGAGGAACGCGAGACCTTCAAGCTGGGCAATGCGCTGTTCCAGAAACTCTGGGTCTCCTCCCCCTCCTCCACACAGGCCTCCGACGGCCTCGGCCCGCTCTACAACGCCCGTTCCTGCCAGACCTGTCATATCAAGGACGGCCGCGGCCATCCGCCGGAGGGCGCGGAAGACGCGACCTCGATGTTCCTGCGCCTTGCCCGTCCCGCGAAGACCCCGGATGAAGCGGCGGCGCTGAAGCGTTTTTCCGAAATGAGCCTGCCGGACCCGATCTACGGCCGCCAGCTACAGGACCGCGCCGTCCCCGGCCTCAAGGCCGAGGGGCACATGGTGATGGACTACGCCGAGGAGCCCGTGACGCTTGCCGGCGGCGAGATCGTCACGCTGCGCCGCCCGGCCTATTCCGTGGCGAACCTCGCTTACGGCGACCTCGATCCGGCGACGACGCTCTCGCCGCGCGTCACCCAGCCGATGCTCGGCCTCGGCCTCATCCAGGCGATCCACGAGGCCGATATCCTTGCGCTGGCCGATCCCGACGACGCCAACGGGGACGGCATCAGCGGCAAGGCCGCCATCGCCATCGACCCCAAGACCGGCAGGCAGGCGCTGGGCCGCTTCGGCTGGAAGGCGCAGTCGGCGACCGTGCGCCAGCAGAGCGCCGAGGCCTTCGCCTTCGATATCGGCATTTCAACGCCCGAAGTGCCGCTGCATCAGGGCGATTGCACGCCCGCTCAAACCGCCTGCCTCGAGCGCCCGGACGGCGTGCAGAAGCGGCTCGGCGACGCGGAAGCGCCGCCGCCCGTCATGGACCTCGTGACCTTCTACGCGGAGAACCTCGCCGTGCCCGCGCGGCGCAAGGCGAGCTTCGCCGAAACGCTTGCCGGCAAGCGCGTCTTCTACGAGACGGGCTGCACCTCCTGCCACAACCCGAAATTCGTGACCCGGCGCGATGCCGGGAACAAGGCCCATGCCTTCCAGCTCATCTGGCCCTATTCCGATTTCCTGCTGCACGACATGGGCGAAGGCCTTGCCGACGGGCAGACGGTCGGGGTTGCCGATGGCCGGGAGTGGCGCACGCCGCCGCTCTGGGGTATCGGCCTTACAAAAACCGTCAACGGCCATACGTTCTTCCTGCATGACGGGCGCGCCCGCAACCTCACCGAGGCCATCCTGTGGCACGGCGGCGAGGCCAAGGCTGCGCGCGACCGCTTCGCCGCGCTGGAAAAACACGACCGCGACGCCCTTCTGACCTTCCTGGAGAGCCTCTGA
- a CDS encoding imelysin family protein, with the protein MTTSFLRAAAFVLAAAASSLAIGSAHAAADPAAIVKHYAEIAHAKYSDALDAAKALDAAVDALIAKPSDETLKAAREAWLKSRIPYQQTEAYRFGNPIVDDWEGKVNAWPLDEGLIDYVDPSYGTESDENALFVGNVIANPKLEIGGKTIDATTITPAVLQELHEAGEVEANVATGYHAIEFLLWGQDLNGTGKGAGNRQASDYDTANCTNGNCDRRAAYLKSATSLLVTDLEEMVKAWAADGDATKNVTADPKAGITAMLTGMGSLSYGELAGERMKLGLLLHDPEEEHDCFSDNTHNSHYYDVVGIQTVYTGEYTRPDGTKMTGPSLSELVAEKDAALDTELKGKLDASHAAFKALVDRAEGGEAYDQMIGEGNEEGNKVVQAAIDSLIDQTKTIERVIGSLDLGKIELEGSDSLDNPGAVFK; encoded by the coding sequence ATGACCACTTCCTTCCTTCGCGCGGCCGCCTTTGTGCTTGCTGCCGCCGCGTCCAGCCTTGCCATCGGCTCCGCCCATGCGGCCGCCGATCCGGCTGCGATCGTCAAGCACTATGCCGAGATCGCCCACGCCAAATATTCCGACGCCCTCGACGCCGCCAAGGCGCTCGATGCGGCTGTCGACGCCCTCATCGCCAAGCCGAGCGACGAAACGCTGAAGGCGGCGCGCGAGGCCTGGCTGAAGTCCCGCATTCCCTATCAGCAGACGGAAGCCTACCGCTTCGGCAACCCGATCGTCGACGATTGGGAAGGCAAGGTGAACGCCTGGCCGCTCGATGAAGGCCTGATCGACTATGTCGACCCGAGCTACGGCACGGAGAGCGACGAAAATGCCCTCTTCGTCGGCAATGTCATCGCCAATCCGAAGCTGGAGATCGGCGGCAAGACCATCGACGCCACGACGATCACCCCGGCGGTTCTGCAGGAACTGCACGAGGCGGGCGAAGTCGAGGCGAATGTCGCGACCGGCTACCACGCCATCGAATTCCTGCTCTGGGGCCAGGACCTGAACGGCACCGGCAAGGGCGCGGGCAACCGCCAGGCGAGCGACTACGATACGGCCAATTGCACCAACGGCAATTGCGACCGCCGCGCCGCCTACCTGAAGTCCGCCACCTCGCTGCTCGTCACCGATCTCGAGGAGATGGTGAAGGCATGGGCCGCCGATGGCGACGCCACCAAGAACGTGACCGCCGATCCGAAGGCCGGCATCACCGCCATGCTGACCGGCATGGGCTCGCTCTCCTATGGCGAACTGGCCGGCGAGCGCATGAAGCTCGGCCTGCTGCTGCACGATCCGGAAGAAGAGCACGATTGCTTCTCCGACAACACGCACAACTCGCATTACTACGACGTCGTCGGCATCCAGACCGTCTATACGGGCGAATACACCCGTCCTGACGGCACGAAGATGACCGGCCCGTCGCTCTCCGAACTCGTCGCGGAAAAGGACGCCGCGCTCGACACGGAGCTGAAGGGCAAGCTCGACGCCAGCCATGCCGCCTTCAAGGCGCTGGTGGACCGCGCGGAAGGCGGCGAGGCCTATGACCAGATGATCGGCGAAGGCAACGAAGAGGGTAACAAGGTCGTCCAGGCCGCCATCGACAGCCTGATCGACCAGACCAAGACCATCGAGCGCGTCATCGGGTCGCTGGATCTCGGCAAGATCGAGCTTGAAGGCTCCGACAGCCTGGATAATCCTGGCGCTGTCTTCAAATAA
- a CDS encoding RsmB/NOP family class I SAM-dependent RNA methyltransferase, producing the protein MRLGGRLSGAIEVLTDIETRRRPVADALKDWGLSHRFAGSGDRAAIGNIVYDALRMKLSHAFLMDDDSPAALGYAVLLRQWGLAPEALAAEFDGDRFAPEALSDEKLAAFHARNLDEAAPHVQGDIPEWIQPAFEANFSDAWLAEAQALADRPTLDLRANTLKASRDKVLKALERNAAVASAIARQGIRIPAGEGPSRLPNVTADLAFQKGWFEVQDEGSQIVADLVVPQEGEQVLDFCAGGGGKTLAMAAAMNNKGQVHAYDTDRKRLAPIIERLKRAGTRNVQVHENLSSLSPLAGRFDRVLVDAPCTGTGTWRRRPDTKWRLTEKNLEERLTQQQEALANASAFVRPGGFLLYVTCSILPQENEEQVHGFCKANPGFEIQPVEETWRKLFGADKPQPRSRDGRTVTLTPASTDTDGFFFCAMSRKA; encoded by the coding sequence ATGCGATTGGGTGGGCGACTCTCGGGAGCCATCGAGGTTCTGACGGATATCGAGACGCGGCGGCGCCCCGTCGCCGATGCGCTCAAGGACTGGGGCCTGTCCCATCGGTTCGCCGGTTCCGGCGACCGCGCCGCCATCGGCAACATCGTCTATGACGCCCTGCGCATGAAGCTGTCGCACGCCTTCCTGATGGATGACGACAGCCCGGCCGCCCTCGGCTATGCCGTGCTGCTGCGCCAGTGGGGCCTTGCCCCGGAAGCCCTCGCCGCCGAATTCGACGGCGACCGCTTCGCACCCGAGGCGCTTTCCGACGAAAAGCTCGCCGCCTTCCATGCCCGCAACCTCGATGAGGCCGCCCCGCATGTGCAGGGCGACATTCCGGAATGGATCCAGCCCGCCTTCGAAGCGAATTTCTCCGATGCCTGGCTCGCGGAAGCCCAGGCGCTCGCCGACCGGCCGACGCTGGACCTGCGCGCCAACACGCTGAAGGCAAGCCGTGACAAGGTGCTGAAGGCGCTGGAGCGCAACGCCGCCGTCGCCTCCGCCATCGCCCGCCAGGGCATCCGCATTCCTGCCGGCGAAGGCCCCTCGCGCCTGCCGAACGTCACCGCCGACCTCGCCTTCCAGAAGGGCTGGTTCGAGGTGCAGGACGAAGGCTCGCAGATCGTCGCCGATCTCGTCGTGCCGCAGGAGGGCGAGCAGGTGCTCGATTTCTGCGCCGGCGGCGGCGGCAAGACCCTCGCCATGGCGGCGGCGATGAACAACAAGGGCCAGGTCCACGCCTATGACACGGACCGCAAGCGCCTCGCCCCGATCATCGAGCGGCTGAAGCGCGCCGGCACCCGCAACGTGCAGGTCCACGAAAACCTTTCCAGCCTTTCGCCGCTCGCGGGCCGCTTCGACCGCGTGCTGGTCGACGCGCCCTGCACCGGCACCGGCACCTGGCGCCGCCGTCCGGATACCAAATGGCGCCTCACCGAGAAGAACCTCGAGGAACGCCTGACCCAGCAGCAGGAAGCACTCGCCAATGCCAGCGCCTTCGTGCGGCCCGGCGGCTTCCTGCTCTATGTCACCTGTTCCATCCTGCCGCAGGAGAACGAGGAGCAGGTGCACGGCTTCTGCAAGGCCAATCCCGGCTTCGAGATCCAGCCGGTCGAGGAAACCTGGCGCAAGCTCTTCGGCGCGGACAAGCCGCAGCCCCGCTCGCGCGACGGCAGGACCGTGACGTTGACGCCCGCCTCGACGGATACGGACGGCTTCTTCTTCTGTGCTATGAGTCGCAAGGCTTGA
- a CDS encoding septal ring lytic transglycosylase RlpA family protein produces the protein MLKSSSLALASLVALSSTFVTFSDAQAAGCGRASWYALHSRTASGERMNPNLMTAAHRSLRFGTKVKVTNANNGKSVVVRINDRGPFVRGRVLDLSKAAASNIGMIRSGHAKICYEVIG, from the coding sequence ATGCTCAAGTCCTCCAGTCTCGCGCTTGCTTCGCTCGTCGCCCTTTCCTCCACCTTCGTTACATTCTCCGACGCTCAGGCCGCCGGCTGCGGTCGCGCCTCGTGGTATGCGCTGCACTCGCGCACCGCTTCCGGCGAACGCATGAATCCGAACCTCATGACGGCCGCCCATCGCAGCCTGCGCTTCGGCACCAAGGTGAAGGTCACCAACGCGAACAACGGCAAGAGCGTGGTGGTGCGCATCAACGATCGCGGTCCGTTCGTCCGCGGCCGCGTGCTCGACCTTTCCAAGGCGGCGGCTTCCAACATCGGCATGATCCGTTCCGGCCACGCCAAGATCTGCTACGAAGTCATCGGCTGA
- a CDS encoding SDR family oxidoreductase, with protein MSKHLLILGAGFSGRAIGDVFREAGFTVSGTTRSEEKAESLRKRGVEPIVYDGGAISEALAAGMAQASHVVQSIAPGKDGDPLFRAGTPSLSILMPQLEWAGYLSTVGVYGDHKGGWVDEETALNPVSARSVERVEAEDHWLDFGKASGLPVAVLRLAGIYGPGRNALRNMEEGTARRLVKKDQVFNRIRVEDIGRSALFLAESRLGGVWNITDDEPGPPQDVVAEAARLMGLPTPPDIPFETAELSPMARSFYGENKRVSNAKLKAAGFEFRFPNYRQSLAELHSSGRWQG; from the coding sequence ATGAGCAAGCACCTCCTGATCCTCGGCGCCGGCTTCTCCGGCAGGGCCATCGGCGACGTCTTCAGGGAGGCCGGCTTTACGGTTTCCGGCACGACGCGGTCGGAGGAGAAGGCGGAGAGCCTGCGCAAGCGCGGTGTCGAACCCATCGTCTATGATGGCGGCGCCATTTCCGAAGCCCTTGCCGCCGGGATGGCGCAGGCGAGCCATGTCGTGCAGTCCATCGCCCCCGGCAAGGACGGCGATCCGCTGTTCCGTGCCGGCACGCCCTCTCTTTCCATTCTCATGCCGCAGCTCGAATGGGCCGGCTACCTCTCCACCGTTGGCGTCTATGGCGACCACAAGGGCGGCTGGGTGGACGAGGAAACGGCGCTGAACCCGGTCTCCGCCCGCTCCGTCGAACGGGTGGAAGCGGAGGACCATTGGCTTGACTTCGGCAAGGCGTCCGGCCTGCCCGTCGCCGTGCTGCGCCTTGCCGGCATCTACGGGCCGGGACGCAACGCGCTGCGCAACATGGAAGAGGGCACCGCCCGCCGGCTCGTCAAGAAGGACCAGGTGTTCAATCGCATCCGCGTCGAGGATATCGGCCGCTCGGCGCTCTTCCTCGCCGAAAGCCGTCTTGGCGGCGTCTGGAACATCACCGACGACGAGCCCGGCCCGCCGCAGGACGTGGTGGCGGAAGCCGCCCGGCTCATGGGCCTGCCGACCCCGCCCGACATTCCTTTCGAGACGGCGGAACTTTCCCCCATGGCGCGGTCTTTCTACGGAGAGAACAAACGCGTCTCGAACGCGAAACTGAAGGCAGCCGGCTTCGAATTCCGCTTCCCGAACTATCGCCAGTCGCTTGCGGAACTCCATTCCTCGGGCCGCTGGCAAGGCTGA
- the queG gene encoding tRNA epoxyqueuosine(34) reductase QueG, protein MSGEDRQRRRLTDFLKAEAADKGFDLCRITGPDSIPEAPARLADFLAAGYHGTMDWMAETEARRADPRVLWSDVRSIVVFAMNYGPEHDPRAVHAMPDRAAISVYAQNRDYHDIMKGRLKEVATRFAARGGADVKVFVDTAPVMEKPLAAAAGLGWQGRHTNLVSRTHGSWLFLGSLFTTADLIRDEPERDHCGSCRACLEACPTDAFPAPYKIDARRCISYLTIEHKGPIDPDLREKIGNRIYGCDDCLAACPWNKFAAAASEMKLVAREELKAPAIADLLTLDDPGFRTHFSGSPVKRIGRDRFVRNALIAAGNSGDRGLVETCIRLANDAAPVVRGMAAWALSRLMTASEFRQFAAGRADDADEDVRAEYERAKAER, encoded by the coding sequence ATGTCGGGCGAGGACAGGCAACGCCGCCGCCTGACGGATTTCCTGAAGGCCGAGGCTGCCGACAAGGGTTTCGACCTCTGTCGCATCACGGGGCCGGATTCCATCCCTGAGGCCCCGGCAAGGCTCGCCGACTTCCTCGCCGCCGGCTATCATGGCACGATGGACTGGATGGCGGAGACCGAGGCCCGCCGCGCCGATCCGCGCGTGCTGTGGAGCGATGTGCGCTCCATCGTCGTCTTCGCGATGAACTACGGCCCGGAGCACGATCCCCGCGCCGTCCACGCCATGCCGGACCGCGCGGCGATCTCCGTCTATGCGCAGAACCGCGACTACCACGACATCATGAAGGGCAGGCTGAAGGAAGTGGCGACGCGCTTTGCCGCGCGCGGCGGGGCGGATGTGAAGGTCTTCGTCGACACCGCTCCCGTCATGGAAAAGCCACTCGCCGCCGCCGCCGGCCTCGGCTGGCAGGGCAGGCACACCAATCTCGTCAGCCGCACGCACGGCTCCTGGCTCTTCCTCGGCAGCCTCTTCACCACGGCGGATCTCATCCGCGACGAGCCGGAGCGCGACCATTGCGGTTCCTGTCGCGCCTGCCTCGAAGCCTGCCCGACTGACGCGTTCCCCGCACCCTACAAGATCGATGCACGGCGCTGCATTTCCTACCTTACCATCGAGCACAAAGGCCCGATCGATCCCGACCTTCGCGAGAAGATCGGCAACCGCATCTATGGCTGCGACGATTGCCTTGCCGCCTGCCCCTGGAATAAGTTCGCCGCCGCCGCGTCCGAAATGAAGCTCGTCGCGCGCGAGGAATTGAAGGCCCCTGCCATCGCCGACCTCCTCACGCTCGACGATCCCGGCTTCCGCACCCATTTCTCCGGCTCACCGGTCAAGCGCATCGGTCGCGACCGCTTCGTGCGCAATGCGCTCATCGCCGCCGGCAATTCCGGCGACCGCGGCCTTGTCGAGACCTGCATCCGCCTTGCGAACGATGCCGCACCCGTGGTGCGCGGCATGGCCGCATGGGCGCTCTCCCGCCTGATGACGGCTTCCGAATTCCGGCAATTTGCGGCAGGAAGGGCTGACGACGCGGACGAGGACGTGCGCGCGGAATATGAAAGAGCGAAGGCAGAGCGATGA
- a CDS encoding glutathione S-transferase family protein has translation MPTLYHHPMSAASRFVRLILAEYGFQTELAEEQPWENRRDFLALNPAGTLPVYVDDSMRALCGASIISEYLDETHGVLKRDRRLLAEDPFQRAEIRRLTEWFLQKMEQDVTRPLVRERIFKLQMTADQGGGPPDSKILRNSRANIRQHMKYLSWLAGSRTYLAGDRLSYADLAAAACLSVLDYMGEINWTEAPQAKEWYQRLKSRPSFRPLLAERVRGVTPVSHYADLDF, from the coding sequence ATGCCCACACTCTATCATCACCCGATGTCCGCCGCCTCCCGCTTCGTCCGGCTGATCCTTGCCGAATACGGGTTCCAGACGGAACTGGCCGAGGAACAGCCCTGGGAAAACCGGCGTGACTTCCTGGCGCTCAACCCGGCCGGCACGCTGCCCGTCTATGTCGATGACAGCATGCGGGCGCTCTGCGGCGCGAGCATCATCTCCGAATATCTCGACGAGACCCACGGCGTCTTGAAGCGCGACCGGCGACTGCTGGCCGAGGACCCGTTCCAGCGCGCGGAAATCCGCCGCCTGACGGAATGGTTCCTGCAAAAGATGGAACAGGACGTGACGCGCCCGCTGGTGCGCGAGCGTATCTTCAAGCTGCAGATGACGGCAGACCAGGGCGGCGGTCCGCCGGACAGCAAGATCCTGCGCAATTCGCGCGCCAATATCCGCCAGCACATGAAGTATCTCTCCTGGCTCGCCGGTTCGCGCACCTATCTTGCCGGCGACCGGCTGAGCTATGCCGACCTTGCCGCCGCCGCCTGTCTTTCCGTTCTCGACTATATGGGCGAGATCAACTGGACGGAGGCCCCGCAGGCCAAGGAATGGTACCAGCGACTGAAGTCCCGCCCCTCCTTCCGTCCGCTGCTGGCCGAGCGCGTGCGCGGCGTCACGCCGGTCTCGCACTACGCGGACCTCGACTTCTGA
- a CDS encoding undecaprenyl-diphosphate phosphatase: protein MADQSIVSALILGLIEGLTEFIPVSSTGHILLAGHFLGFKSPGNTFAVLIQLGAILAILSVYAAKLLRIAFALPSSPEARRFVTSVLIAFLPAAVIGALAHDFIKTVLFETPMLICIVLIIGGVILYIIDRLPLQPRYTDAMKYPPSLAFKIGLCQCLAMIPGTSRSGATIAGALLMGTDKRSAAEFSFFLAMPTMVGAFTLDLYKNRDALSSDDLLVIGVGFIAAFIAGLFVVRSLLDFVSRRGFTLFAIWRIVVGTLGLIALLIWG from the coding sequence ATGGCAGACCAGTCCATCGTCAGTGCCCTCATCCTCGGTCTCATCGAGGGGCTGACCGAATTCATCCCGGTATCCTCCACCGGCCATATCCTGCTCGCCGGGCATTTCCTCGGCTTCAAGTCGCCGGGCAATACCTTCGCGGTCCTGATCCAGCTCGGCGCGATCCTCGCGATCCTGTCGGTCTATGCCGCAAAGCTGCTGCGTATCGCCTTTGCGCTGCCCTCCAGCCCGGAAGCGCGGCGCTTCGTCACCAGCGTGCTCATCGCCTTCCTGCCGGCGGCCGTCATCGGCGCGCTGGCGCATGATTTCATCAAGACCGTGCTCTTCGAGACGCCGATGCTGATCTGCATCGTGCTGATCATCGGCGGCGTCATTCTCTACATCATCGATCGCCTGCCGCTCCAGCCGCGCTATACGGATGCGATGAAGTATCCGCCGTCGCTCGCCTTCAAGATCGGCCTGTGCCAGTGCCTCGCCATGATCCCCGGCACCTCGCGCTCGGGCGCGACGATCGCCGGCGCCCTGCTGATGGGCACGGACAAGCGTTCGGCGGCGGAATTCTCGTTCTTCCTGGCGATGCCCACCATGGTCGGCGCTTTCACGCTCGATCTCTACAAGAACCGCGATGCGCTCTCGTCGGATGACCTGCTGGTCATCGGCGTCGGCTTCATCGCCGCCTTCATCGCGGGCCTCTTCGTCGTGCGCTCGCTGCTCGACTTCGTATCGCGCCGCGGCTTCACGCTCTTCGCCATCTGGCGGATCGTCGTCGGCACGCTGGGGCTGATCGCCCTGCTGATCTGGGGATAA
- a CDS encoding complex I NDUFA9 subunit family protein: MTLSNLPPLVTVFGGSGFVGRHVVRALARRGYRIRVAVRRPDLAGFLQPIGGVGQISFVQANLRYRQSVDRAVEGSDHVINCVGILFETGRNTFDAVQDFGARAVAEAARAIGAPLTHVSAIGSDENSASAYARTKARGEAAVLRAVPDAVILRPSIVFGPEDGFFNKFATMARYAPFLPLIGGGHTKFQPVYVNDVAEAVARSVDGALERGRVYELGGPEVLTFRQCLEMMLRVVDRKNPLVSLPFGIASLIGSVASLIPFVKPPLTSDQVKLLRADNVVSEAARKEGRTLEGLGIEPVLAEAILPSYLVRYRPQGQFTKIDRTA, translated from the coding sequence ATGACCTTGTCCAACCTTCCGCCGCTCGTCACCGTCTTCGGTGGTTCGGGCTTCGTCGGGCGTCATGTGGTGCGCGCGCTGGCGCGCCGCGGCTACCGCATCCGCGTCGCCGTGCGCCGCCCGGACCTTGCCGGCTTCCTGCAGCCGATCGGCGGCGTCGGCCAGATCTCCTTCGTCCAGGCGAATCTGCGCTACCGCCAGTCGGTCGATCGCGCCGTCGAAGGCTCCGACCATGTCATCAACTGCGTCGGCATCCTCTTCGAGACCGGCCGCAACACCTTCGACGCGGTACAGGATTTCGGCGCCCGCGCGGTGGCCGAAGCGGCCCGCGCCATCGGCGCACCGCTTACCCATGTCTCGGCCATCGGCTCGGACGAGAACTCCGCCTCGGCCTATGCCCGCACCAAGGCGCGCGGCGAGGCCGCCGTTCTGCGCGCGGTCCCGGATGCCGTCATCCTGCGTCCGTCCATCGTCTTCGGCCCGGAAGACGGCTTCTTCAACAAGTTCGCCACCATGGCCCGCTATGCGCCGTTCCTGCCGCTGATCGGCGGCGGCCACACGAAGTTCCAGCCGGTCTATGTCAACGACGTCGCCGAAGCCGTCGCCCGCTCGGTGGACGGCGCGCTGGAGCGTGGCCGCGTCTACGAACTTGGCGGCCCGGAAGTGCTGACCTTCCGCCAGTGTCTCGAGATGATGCTGCGCGTCGTCGACCGCAAGAACCCGCTGGTCTCGCTGCCCTTCGGCATCGCTTCGCTGATCGGCTCCGTCGCCTCGCTCATCCCCTTCGTCAAGCCGCCGCTGACCTCCGACCAGGTGAAGCTGCTGCGCGCCGACAACGTGGTTTCCGAGGCCGCCCGCAAGGAAGGCCGCACGCTGGAAGGCCTCGGTATCGAGCCGGTCCTGGCCGAGGCGATCCTGCCGAGCTACCTCGTGCGCTACCGCCCGCAGGGCCAGTTCACCAAGATCGACCGTACGGCCTGA
- a CDS encoding DUF1330 domain-containing protein encodes MPKGYWIAQVDVRDPERYKDYVAAAKPAFEKYGANFIARGGAFAQLEGRVRARNVIIEFPSLQAAVDCYNSPEYQIAAAIRQEVADAEMVVVEGL; translated from the coding sequence ATGCCCAAGGGCTACTGGATTGCACAGGTCGATGTACGCGACCCCGAGCGCTACAAGGATTACGTGGCCGCCGCCAAGCCGGCCTTCGAGAAATACGGGGCGAACTTCATCGCCCGCGGAGGCGCCTTCGCGCAGCTTGAAGGCCGCGTGCGCGCCCGCAACGTGATCATCGAGTTCCCCTCGCTGCAGGCCGCCGTCGACTGTTACAACTCGCCCGAATACCAGATCGCCGCCGCCATCCGCCAGGAAGTGGCCGATGCCGAGATGGTGGTTGTCGAAGGCCTTTGA